Part of the Deltaproteobacteria bacterium genome, AGACGCCCGGCATCGATCAAGCCTACCTCGGCCAGTTTATCCCGCGCGATTCTGCGTATGGCGGCATTTGCCTTCATGTTCCGCCGCCGGCACAACGTGTCGATTTCATCCTGCAAGTACATACGGATCAACCTGAATATTTGTTCGCCCAGGGTAAACACCGGATTGATGCTGGACTGGGGGTTCTGGAAGATCATCGTGATGGATTTACCCCGCATCCGGCCGAGCGACTTGTTGGAGAGCTTAAGCAGGTTTTTTCCGTCAAACCTTACCACCCCTTTGCGTTGCTGGGAAAGCCGGGGTATCAAATTCAGGATGGTTTTAGCGGTCACGCTTTTTCCGCAGCCGGTCTCACCAACCAAGGCCAGTACTTCTCCGGGATATAGTGAAAAATCGACCCCCTCCAGTATTCTATAGGTTCCCCGGGAGCCCCTGAAGTCCACCTCCAGGCCCTCGACACGGAGCACGGGGCCCCTCTGCAGGTCTTTGTTCCTTGTCATCACGGTTAATTCGGGTCCAGAATATCCTTCAAGGTATCACCGAAAATATTGAAAGCGGTTACCAGCAAAAACATGGCAAACCCGGGCACGATCGCGATCCACCATTCACCCAGAATATTGGGGGCTCCTTCCCAAACCATGAGTCCCCAGTCGGCACTGGGAGCCTGGGTTCCCAGCCCAAGAAAACTCAGAACACCGATGGCGATGATGGCCGGTCCTATGTCCAGCATCATCATGACAATCACCGGTGTCAAAATGTTGGGCAGCAGATGGCGAAACAGGATATAGATCCTCCCATAACCAAGCATCTGGGCGGCTTCGACGTAAAGCATGTTTTTTATGGATAGTACCTCGCCTTGGACCAGCCGTGTGTACCAGGGCCACCAGGGGATGATCAGGGCCACCAGAGCTGTAATGGATCCGGCACCGACGACGATGGATACCCCCATAGCCACCAGGACCGACGGAAACGAGAGGACGAGTTCCGCCGTACGCATGATGACAGCGCCGGATACTCCCTCCCGGTAACCGGCCCACAAACCCAGGGGCACCCCGATGAGCGCTGCCATCAGCACGATGAAAAAGCCTCCGAACACGGAGATGCGTCCGCCGTAGATAGCCCGGCTCAAAAGATCGCGTCCGTAGGTGTCGGTTCCTAAAAGGTGTTTCCTGGAAAACGGCTGCAGTCGGTCCTCAAGGTTCACCGATCCCTTGCCCTGATCCGGATAGGGGGCTACCCAAGGGGCGAACACAGCGGCCAGCATGATACTCACGAGCACGAATGCCGAAAATACCGCCAGCTTTTTCTTCAAGAAAAGCCGAAAGAGGTAAACCCTTTCGTTGCGATGGTCTTGAATGGCTTTTCGGGCTATCTTGTTAAAATCAAGGGTTTCCATAAATAGCCATTTAGAATTATTGAATCCGCGGATCCACCAGGCGCCTCACGATATCGGCGGCCGTGTTGGCCAGCACATAG contains:
- a CDS encoding ABC transporter permease, with the protein product METLDFNKIARKAIQDHRNERVYLFRLFLKKKLAVFSAFVLVSIMLAAVFAPWVAPYPDQGKGSVNLEDRLQPFSRKHLLGTDTYGRDLLSRAIYGGRISVFGGFFIVLMAALIGVPLGLWAGYREGVSGAVIMRTAELVLSFPSVLVAMGVSIVVGAGSITALVALIIPWWPWYTRLVQGEVLSIKNMLYVEAAQMLGYGRIYILFRHLLPNILTPVIVMMMLDIGPAIIAIGVLSFLGLGTQAPSADWGLMVWEGAPNILGEWWIAIVPGFAMFLLVTAFNIFGDTLKDILDPN